One stretch of Flavobacterium sp. 9 DNA includes these proteins:
- a CDS encoding PKD domain-containing protein, translating into MKKNYFFTAVFLLQFLVSFGQKQNPIGCGTQLSQKEEAAFVKSLSKIKTWKKSNTKRSATTPYIIPVVFHILADGTNINNVFTKEQMKCRIDDALLTINKDFNGLFPEYAMTDPRFDAVKSKMNIQFVLATVDPDGNPLELAGLDWHPEAHVVDGYDAKIYDYIWYGKNNRYYLDVLVVDEPNTGQGSVGSGHAFLPIQDAIPRVAYNHRYIGSTCGSNASTTFAKVMTHEFGHYFGLKHTFQDDCDPVNDGMADTPPTKVAEGCARKVLNSCGVYPNAENHMDYNTDCQNMYTRDQTNAMTYWLDDMSVAKYPRGVLWQQSNLSSVGVIETAPVANFNSNTTAICSGKTISFKDISLGLPTSRVWTFEGGIPATSTDLNPVVAYNASGKYKVTLEVTNSLGTNTKQVFNYIEVDQKSTANLVESFTGAFPPLGWEITNPDNGLTWEKRKNVGHNDSSCMIMNNADNAVVGSLDYIRLPYLDFTAGQNSQLFFDVAYTKFDDASPDVLKVQVSTDCGLTWNDVYSKTHIVLQTTEVPTALANNWVPVTDANWRKEVVDLSAYQGNSNVSIRFANVSGYGTRIWIDNVNVAITQAITPISDFTSAVRGTRCSTITVPFLDVSTGNPTSWAWSFPGGTPATSTEKNPIVVYNSPGHFAATLTTTNANGTGTTLSKNNFITVTDPDKVSYTEGFENSFPPAEWEIINPDNKLTWEKRIGVGHNSSSCMVMNNADNDKVGAIDEIILKPVDLSVGITDFSFDVAYAKFDASSPDVLEILASKDCGLTWQSVCLKTHTELETFVSTDPNNWVPTSDSQWRTERIILLDFKGSSNVLFKFKNTSGYGSRIWIDNLKFTFDSKEPPFSEFVIKSDRLCSDLPIGFNDSSTGEPTSWAWSFPGGTPATSTSKTPNVIYDSPGTYNVTLTASNSYGTGSVMQKTGVVVIKAKNSIPFLENFEGSFPVQDWEIINPDKDAITWEKRSDAGKGDLSCMIINNADNPTGLVDELILKAMDFSTSATPYLYFDLAYTQYLNAFDPTPAPDHIDITVSSDCGVTWTNVYSKNQIQLQTVSPAIQDDPATTGANETNDWIPTKDSDWRAEKVDLSMVKNQKNVLIKIKNTSGYGTRIWFDNLKIDNGSNLAVAKPKKPNSLTGVQVYPNPSSNVFNFMIPTSTDDYTVTVHNVEGKMIYTETFSGENNADKSINLAGKAKGVYFLNITSSSKKTYNQKIIKK; encoded by the coding sequence TTGAAAAAAAACTACTTTTTTACAGCAGTATTTCTGCTGCAATTTCTCGTGTCCTTTGGGCAAAAACAAAATCCAATTGGATGCGGAACTCAATTATCCCAAAAGGAAGAAGCTGCTTTTGTAAAATCACTTTCCAAGATTAAAACCTGGAAGAAAAGCAATACAAAGAGGTCAGCAACAACACCTTACATTATTCCGGTAGTGTTTCATATTCTCGCAGATGGAACGAATATCAATAATGTCTTTACTAAAGAACAAATGAAATGCAGAATTGATGATGCATTGCTTACGATAAACAAAGATTTTAACGGTTTGTTTCCGGAGTATGCAATGACTGATCCTCGTTTTGATGCTGTTAAAAGTAAAATGAATATTCAGTTTGTGCTTGCGACTGTTGATCCGGATGGAAATCCATTGGAACTTGCCGGTTTAGATTGGCATCCTGAGGCTCATGTAGTTGATGGTTATGATGCTAAAATTTATGATTATATATGGTATGGTAAAAACAACCGCTATTATCTGGATGTCTTGGTTGTCGATGAGCCAAATACGGGGCAAGGATCTGTTGGTTCCGGACATGCATTTTTGCCAATTCAGGATGCGATTCCGCGTGTTGCCTACAATCACAGGTATATTGGGAGCACGTGCGGTTCTAATGCAAGTACGACTTTTGCAAAAGTAATGACGCATGAATTTGGTCATTATTTTGGATTAAAACATACTTTTCAGGACGATTGCGATCCTGTAAATGATGGAATGGCTGATACTCCGCCAACTAAAGTAGCTGAAGGTTGCGCCAGAAAAGTGCTGAATAGCTGCGGTGTGTATCCAAATGCAGAAAATCACATGGATTATAATACCGATTGTCAGAATATGTACACCAGAGATCAGACGAATGCGATGACGTATTGGTTAGATGATATGTCTGTTGCCAAATATCCAAGAGGAGTTTTATGGCAGCAAAGTAATCTTAGTTCGGTTGGGGTAATTGAAACTGCTCCGGTAGCTAATTTCAACAGTAATACAACGGCTATTTGTTCCGGGAAAACTATTTCTTTTAAAGATATTTCTTTAGGATTGCCAACTTCGAGAGTATGGACTTTTGAAGGTGGTATTCCAGCAACGTCTACAGATTTAAATCCTGTTGTTGCTTATAATGCTTCAGGAAAATACAAAGTGACTTTGGAAGTAACGAATTCTCTCGGAACAAATACAAAACAAGTATTTAATTATATCGAAGTAGATCAAAAATCGACTGCAAATTTAGTTGAAAGTTTTACGGGCGCTTTTCCTCCATTAGGATGGGAAATTACAAATCCTGATAATGGATTAACTTGGGAAAAACGAAAAAATGTAGGACACAATGATAGTTCATGCATGATTATGAACAATGCAGATAATGCCGTTGTAGGTTCGCTGGATTATATCAGATTGCCTTATCTTGATTTTACAGCGGGACAAAATAGTCAGTTATTTTTTGATGTTGCTTACACGAAATTTGATGATGCAAGTCCGGATGTTTTAAAAGTGCAGGTTTCTACAGATTGCGGACTTACATGGAATGATGTTTATTCTAAAACGCATATCGTTTTGCAAACTACAGAAGTTCCTACAGCTTTGGCAAACAATTGGGTGCCTGTTACAGATGCTAACTGGAGAAAAGAAGTTGTAGATCTTAGCGCTTATCAGGGAAATAGCAATGTTTCTATTCGGTTTGCAAATGTGTCGGGTTATGGAACAAGAATTTGGATTGATAATGTAAACGTTGCAATTACGCAGGCTATTACTCCGATTTCTGATTTTACTTCGGCAGTTAGAGGAACGCGATGCAGTACTATTACAGTTCCTTTTCTTGATGTTTCAACAGGAAATCCTACTTCTTGGGCTTGGTCTTTTCCCGGAGGTACGCCAGCAACTTCTACAGAGAAAAATCCAATTGTAGTTTACAATTCACCAGGTCATTTTGCAGCCACACTTACTACAACAAACGCAAACGGAACAGGAACTACGCTTTCTAAAAATAATTTTATTACGGTTACAGATCCTGACAAGGTTTCTTATACGGAAGGTTTTGAAAATTCTTTTCCTCCTGCTGAATGGGAAATTATCAATCCTGATAACAAATTAACATGGGAGAAACGAATTGGCGTTGGTCATAATTCCTCGTCTTGTATGGTTATGAATAATGCTGATAATGATAAAGTTGGCGCTATAGACGAAATTATCCTGAAACCTGTTGATTTATCTGTTGGAATAACTGATTTTTCATTCGATGTTGCTTACGCCAAATTTGATGCTTCAAGTCCTGATGTTCTTGAAATTCTGGCTTCAAAAGATTGTGGTCTTACCTGGCAAAGTGTTTGTTTAAAAACGCATACTGAATTAGAAACATTTGTGAGTACAGATCCTAATAATTGGGTTCCAACTTCAGATTCACAATGGAGAACAGAACGCATAATATTGTTAGATTTTAAAGGTTCATCGAATGTTTTATTTAAGTTTAAAAACACTTCGGGATATGGTTCAAGAATCTGGATTGATAATCTGAAATTTACTTTTGATAGTAAAGAACCGCCATTTTCAGAATTTGTAATAAAAAGTGATCGATTATGCAGCGATTTGCCAATTGGGTTTAATGATAGCTCAACAGGAGAACCAACTTCTTGGGCGTGGTCTTTTCCGGGTGGTACGCCGGCAACTTCTACAAGTAAAACACCTAATGTAATTTATGATAGTCCGGGAACTTATAATGTGACTTTGACAGCTTCAAATTCTTATGGAACGGGATCTGTTATGCAAAAAACGGGTGTAGTGGTTATAAAAGCTAAAAACAGTATTCCATTTTTAGAAAATTTCGAAGGAAGTTTTCCTGTTCAGGATTGGGAGATTATTAATCCGGATAAAGATGCTATAACATGGGAAAAACGTTCTGATGCCGGTAAAGGTGATTTGTCTTGTATGATTATTAATAATGCCGATAATCCAACTGGTTTAGTAGATGAATTAATTTTGAAAGCAATGGATTTTTCTACTTCTGCAACGCCATATTTATATTTTGATCTGGCTTATACACAATATCTTAATGCATTTGATCCAACTCCGGCTCCTGATCATATAGATATTACGGTATCATCTGATTGTGGTGTAACTTGGACAAATGTTTATTCTAAAAATCAAATACAACTGCAAACGGTTTCTCCTGCAATTCAGGATGATCCTGCAACAACGGGAGCGAATGAAACTAACGATTGGATTCCGACTAAAGATTCTGATTGGAGAGCAGAAAAAGTTGATTTGAGTATGGTGAAAAATCAAAAGAATGTCTTGATTAAAATAAAAAACACCTCAGGATATGGAACCAGAATTTGGTTTGATAATTTAAAAATTGATAACGGATCTAATTTAGCTGTAGCTAAACCTAAAAAGCCGAATAGTTTGACGGGAGTCCAGGTATATCCAAATCCTTCCAGTAATGTATTTAATTTTATGATACCAACTTCTACCGATGATTATACAGTTACGGTTCATAATGTCGAAGGAAAAATGATTTATACAGAAACTTTTTCCGGAGAAAATAATGCTGATAAATCTATTAATTTGGCAGGAAAAGCAAAAGGAGTTTATTTTCTAAATATAACTTCTTCAAGCAAGAAGACTTATAATCAGAAAATAATAAAGAAGTAA
- a CDS encoding trans-aconitate 2-methyltransferase — protein MKKSTIEEIRERFDNDVERFSNLETGQVATIDATISLELITEASKRIVPNAVNVLDIGCGAGNYTLKMLSKVPNLNCTLVDLSLPMLDRAFDRVSKETNGNVEIKHGDIRAIDLPENDFDIILAGAVLHHLRDDQDWETTFTKIFKLLKPGGCFMISDLITQDTELLNEYTWQRYGDYLEGIGGAEYRQKVLDYVEKEDSPRSMNYQLDLMKKIGFRSVEILHKNMCFGAFGGIK, from the coding sequence ATGAAAAAATCAACTATTGAAGAAATCAGAGAACGATTTGACAATGATGTCGAACGATTTTCAAATTTAGAAACGGGACAAGTCGCGACAATCGACGCTACAATTTCTTTAGAATTAATTACGGAAGCTTCTAAAAGAATTGTTCCAAATGCGGTTAATGTTTTAGATATTGGATGTGGCGCCGGAAATTATACGTTAAAAATGCTTTCGAAAGTTCCGAATTTGAATTGCACTTTGGTCGATTTGAGTTTGCCAATGTTGGATCGTGCTTTTGATAGAGTTTCAAAAGAAACCAATGGAAATGTAGAAATAAAACACGGTGATATTAGAGCAATAGATTTACCTGAAAACGATTTTGATATTATTTTGGCTGGAGCAGTTTTGCATCATTTACGTGATGATCAGGATTGGGAAACGACTTTTACTAAGATATTCAAATTGTTAAAACCAGGCGGATGTTTTATGATTTCTGACTTAATTACTCAGGATACTGAATTGTTAAACGAGTATACTTGGCAGCGTTATGGCGATTATTTAGAAGGAATTGGCGGTGCAGAATATCGTCAGAAAGTTTTGGATTATGTAGAGAAAGAAGATTCGCCAAGATCTATGAATTACCAATTGGATTTGATGAAAAAGATTGGTTTTAGAAGCGTCGAAATTTTGCACAAGAATATGTGTTTTGGTGCTTTTGGCGGAATCAAATAG
- a CDS encoding LysR family transcriptional regulator, producing MELRHLKYFLAVAEELNFTKAAEKLFISQPPLSRQIIELEEEIQAKLFIRNNKKVALTEAGKYFEKEVKELFQNLERISVKTKKIAENVSGEFRIAYISSIYSAVISELIKHLKEQFPYVNFKLFEVSTTKQIDALEQGKIELGIIRSPIKSPKIKSQLWFQDGFSVVYNKSLIQINSEKEIPNLKEETFVFFNKDYAPHYHEVLLELCAFYGFTPKVVHEANNINSIVQLVKNGLGISIVPSNIAKNNQDSEIGFIELKKVNLFTDVSLITSKEDDSEITKSAVAFLLNFKK from the coding sequence ATGGAATTACGTCATTTGAAATATTTTTTGGCTGTAGCCGAAGAATTAAACTTTACCAAAGCTGCCGAAAAACTATTTATTTCGCAACCGCCTTTAAGCCGACAAATTATCGAATTGGAAGAAGAAATTCAGGCGAAGCTTTTCATCCGAAACAATAAAAAAGTAGCACTTACAGAAGCAGGAAAATATTTCGAAAAAGAAGTAAAAGAACTTTTTCAGAATCTGGAACGCATTTCCGTGAAAACGAAAAAAATAGCCGAAAATGTTTCCGGCGAATTCCGAATCGCTTATATAAGTTCGATTTATTCGGCTGTAATTTCAGAATTAATAAAACATCTGAAAGAACAATTTCCATATGTAAATTTCAAATTATTCGAAGTTTCAACAACCAAACAAATCGACGCTTTAGAACAAGGGAAAATCGAATTAGGAATTATTCGTTCTCCGATAAAATCTCCCAAAATAAAATCGCAATTATGGTTTCAGGACGGATTTTCGGTTGTTTACAATAAAAGCCTGATTCAGATTAATTCCGAAAAAGAAATCCCGAATCTAAAAGAGGAAACTTTTGTGTTTTTCAACAAAGATTATGCACCACATTATCATGAAGTTTTACTGGAACTTTGTGCATTTTATGGCTTTACGCCAAAGGTAGTTCACGAAGCAAACAATATCAATTCGATCGTTCAATTGGTCAAAAACGGATTAGGGATTTCGATTGTTCCATCAAACATTGCCAAGAACAATCAAGATTCTGAAATTGGTTTTATCGAATTAAAAAAAGTCAATTTGTTTACGGATGTTTCACTAATAACTTCAAAAGAAGACGATTCTGAAATTACGAAATCTGCTGTTGCTTTTTTATTGAATTTTAAGAAGTGA